The Coregonus clupeaformis isolate EN_2021a chromosome 13, ASM2061545v1, whole genome shotgun sequence genome includes a region encoding these proteins:
- the jam3b gene encoding junctional adhesion molecule 3B, giving the protein MYGQTEHCIDSKMALTRLACILVLLSTHCYFNVLAVILRTTNDAPWANEFESIELSCLIESISTNDPRIEWKKIKDGEPSYVYFEKKISGDLEGRARIREPATLVITNATRSDSASYRCEVTAPIDQKTFDEILINLVVRVKPVVPKCAVPKSVPVGKAAELRCVEDEGFPKSQYQWFRNKEEIPDDPKTSPKFFNSSYTLNAETGTLKFSAVRKDDSGEYFCRAKNDAGHSECGPQTMEVYDINIAGIILGVLVVVVVLLCITVGICCAYKRGYFVSQKQTGNNYKAPAKGDGVDYVRTEDEGDFRHKSSFVI; this is encoded by the exons GCTACTTCAACGTGTTGGCAGTGATTCTGAGAACAACGAATGATGCGCCATGGGCCAACGAGTTTGAAT CTATCGAATTGTCCTGTTTGATAGAGTCCATCTCCACAAACGACCCCAGAATCgaatggaagaaaattaaggatGGGGAGCCCAGTTATGTCTACTTTGAGAAGAAGATCTCAG GAGATTTGGAGGGCAGAGCAAGGATCAGAGAGCCTGCAACATTAGTGATCACCAATGCCACAAGATCAGACTCAGCCAGTTATCGTTGCGAGGTCACCGCCCCAATTGACCAGAAAACCTTTGATGAGATTTTGATCAACCTCGTCGTAAGAG TGAAGCCAGTGGTGCCAAAGTGTGCTGTCCCCAAATCGGTGCCCGTAGGGAAGGCGGCGGAGCTGCGCTGCGTAGAGGACGAAGGATTCCCCAAGTCTCAGTACCAGTGGTTCCGCAACAAGGAGGAGATCCCCGATGACCCCAAGACTAGCCCCAAGTTCTTCAACTCCTCCTACACGCTCAACGCCGAAACTGGCACCTTg AAATTCAGTGCTGTCAGAAAGGACGACTCAGGAGAGTACTTCTGCCGAGCAAAGAACGACGCGGGTCACTCAGAATGTGGACCGCAGACAATGGAAGTCT ATGACATCAACATTGCCGGGATCATCCTGGgagtgctggtggtggtggtggtgctatTGTGTATAACAGTGGGCATCTGCTGTGCGTACAAGCGAGGCTATTTCGTCAGCCAGAAACAGACAGGAAACAA TTACAAAGCCCCAGCCAAAGGAGACGGAGTGGACTACGTCAGGACAGAGGACGAG GGCGACTTCCGACACAAATCTTCATTTGTCATCTGA